In one window of Caballeronia sp. TF1N1 DNA:
- a CDS encoding acyl-CoA dehydrogenase: MADAARFNWEDPLLLDQQLNEEERMVRDAARAYAQDKLLPRVTQAFREETTDPSIFREMGELGLLGPTIPEQYGGPGLNYVSYGLIAREVERVDSGYRSMMSVQSSLVMVPIHAFGSDAQKEKYLPKLARGEWIGCFGLTEPNAGSDPASMTTRAKKVQDGYSLSGSKMWISNSPIADVFVVWAKLEENGRDEIRGFILEKGWKGLSAPAIHGKVGLRASITGEIVMDEVFVPEENLFPEVRGLKGPFTCLNSARYGISWGALGAAEACWHMARQYTLDRKQFGRPLAANQLIQKKLADMQTEITLGLQGVLRLGRMKDEGTAAVEITSIMKRNSCGKALDIARLARDMLGGNGISDEFGVARHLVNLEVVNTYEGTHDIHALILGRAQTGIQAFF, translated from the coding sequence ATGGCCGACGCCGCTCGCTTCAACTGGGAAGACCCGCTCTTGCTGGATCAGCAACTCAACGAAGAAGAACGCATGGTCCGCGACGCCGCGCGCGCCTACGCGCAGGACAAGCTGCTGCCGCGCGTGACGCAGGCGTTTCGCGAGGAAACGACCGATCCGTCGATCTTTCGCGAAATGGGCGAGCTCGGTCTGCTCGGCCCGACCATCCCCGAACAATACGGCGGACCGGGCCTCAACTACGTGAGCTACGGCCTGATCGCGCGCGAAGTGGAACGCGTGGATTCCGGCTATCGCTCGATGATGTCGGTGCAATCGTCGCTCGTAATGGTGCCGATTCACGCTTTCGGCAGCGACGCGCAAAAGGAAAAGTATCTGCCGAAGCTCGCGCGCGGCGAGTGGATCGGCTGCTTCGGGCTCACCGAGCCGAACGCCGGTTCCGATCCCGCCAGCATGACGACGCGCGCGAAGAAAGTGCAGGACGGCTACTCGCTTTCGGGCTCGAAGATGTGGATCTCGAACTCGCCTATCGCGGATGTGTTCGTCGTCTGGGCGAAGCTGGAGGAAAACGGACGCGATGAGATTCGCGGCTTCATCCTCGAAAAGGGCTGGAAAGGACTGTCCGCGCCAGCCATTCACGGCAAGGTTGGATTGCGCGCGTCGATCACCGGCGAGATCGTGATGGACGAAGTGTTCGTGCCGGAAGAAAACCTGTTTCCGGAAGTTCGCGGTCTCAAAGGGCCGTTCACCTGTCTGAACTCGGCGCGCTACGGCATCTCGTGGGGCGCGCTCGGCGCCGCCGAAGCCTGCTGGCATATGGCGCGGCAATACACGCTGGATCGCAAGCAGTTCGGTCGTCCGCTTGCGGCAAACCAGTTGATCCAAAAGAAACTTGCCGATATGCAGACAGAAATCACGCTAGGCCTACAAGGCGTGCTGCGACTCGGGCGCATGAAGGACGAAGGCACGGCAGCGGTCGAGATCACCTCGATCATGAAGCGCAATTCGTGCGGTAAGGCGCTCGACATCGCCCGGCTCGCGCGCGACATGCTGGGCGGCAACGGCATTTCGGACGAGTTCGGCGTGGCGCGTCACCTCGTCAATCTCGAAGTGGTGAATACCTACGAAGGCACCCACGATATCCACGCGCTTATTCTCGGACGCGCGCAAACCGGAATTCAGGCTTTTTTCTGA